In Mesotoga sp. UBA6090, a single genomic region encodes these proteins:
- a CDS encoding Gfo/Idh/MocA family protein: protein MRNDRLRVAIVGAGQIVEVTHLPILSSMREKFDLVGIADIVAERAERLATKFGVERAFHDYEEMLSLLKPDAALVCTPNRFHAAATVTALRTGCHVFCEKPPAMNKEEVRQMTVASRKAGRILSFNFNYRYRSEAIAIKKFVDNGDLGEVYLCEGSCLRRRGIPGWGSFSSKEMQGGGPLMDIGVHMLDLALFMMDFPEPESVMASTYCKIGNKKGVGLMGSWDPGKFNVEDSAFGFVKFANGASLILKTAFALNMKDRSTMNLQIFGDRAGATVFPPEVFTQIHGELADISLPFAEDKNCYVRSLGAFFDRCRGGSAELPTPEQAYLVQSLLDAFYESAESGSAVIFERGLM, encoded by the coding sequence ATGAGAAACGACAGACTCCGGGTTGCGATAGTCGGTGCAGGGCAGATAGTCGAGGTTACACATTTGCCCATTCTTTCGTCAATGAGGGAGAAATTCGATCTTGTCGGGATTGCAGACATTGTGGCGGAGAGAGCCGAAAGACTGGCGACCAAATTCGGTGTAGAACGGGCTTTCCACGATTACGAGGAGATGCTTTCGCTTCTCAAGCCAGATGCAGCACTTGTCTGTACGCCGAATAGATTTCATGCAGCTGCCACAGTAACCGCACTCAGAACAGGTTGCCATGTTTTCTGTGAAAAACCTCCCGCTATGAACAAGGAAGAGGTCCGCCAGATGACGGTCGCTTCGAGGAAAGCAGGAAGGATTCTTTCTTTCAACTTCAACTACCGGTACAGAAGCGAGGCAATCGCTATCAAGAAGTTCGTTGATAACGGCGATCTTGGCGAAGTCTATCTTTGCGAGGGGAGCTGCTTGAGACGGCGCGGAATACCCGGCTGGGGTTCCTTCTCAAGTAAGGAAATGCAGGGCGGAGGACCCCTGATGGATATCGGAGTGCACATGCTCGATCTCGCCCTCTTCATGATGGACTTCCCCGAACCCGAAAGCGTAATGGCCAGCACCTACTGCAAGATAGGTAACAAAAAAGGTGTCGGCTTGATGGGCAGCTGGGACCCGGGTAAATTCAATGTTGAGGATTCGGCTTTTGGGTTCGTGAAATTCGCGAACGGAGCATCATTGATTCTGAAAACGGCTTTCGCATTGAACATGAAGGATCGTTCCACCATGAATCTTCAGATCTTCGGCGACAGGGCAGGCGCCACGGTCTTTCCACCTGAAGTATTCACTCAAATTCACGGTGAGCTGGCAGATATCTCTCTTCCATTTGCAGAAGATAAAAACTGCTATGTGAGATCGTTAGGAGCATTTTTCGATCGCTGCCGGGGAGGGAGTGCTGAATTACCCACTCCTGAACAGGCATATCTCGTTCAGAGCCTCCTTGACGCTTTTTATGAATCGGCTGAAAGTGGTTCGGCTGTGATATTTGAAAGGGGCTTAATGTAA
- a CDS encoding NAD(P)H-dependent oxidoreductase — translation MNLIVEHSALSDVTERIAVADKVLFAFPLYVDSMPGLVMGLFESIYNLKGKLSEKEFLFSIQCGFPETLNLRFIERYLMKLTGRLRANYAGCISR, via the coding sequence GTGAACCTGATCGTAGAGCATTCTGCCCTCTCTGATGTGACAGAAAGAATCGCCGTTGCCGATAAGGTTCTCTTCGCCTTCCCCTTGTATGTCGACAGCATGCCAGGCTTGGTGATGGGGCTGTTTGAGTCCATATACAATTTGAAAGGGAAGTTATCGGAAAAAGAGTTCTTGTTTTCCATCCAGTGCGGTTTCCCTGAGACTCTGAACCTAAGATTTATCGAAAGATACCTAATGAAGCTTACAGGAAGACTAAGAGCAAACTATGCGGGATGTATCAGCAGGTGA